The following proteins are co-located in the Alkalidesulfovibrio alkalitolerans DSM 16529 genome:
- the hypF gene encoding carbamoyltransferase HypF — translation MEKSRTARQRLVVTGQVQGVGFRPFVYRLAMEGGLSGEVRNAPEGVVIEIQGDEPMVAAFAGRLQAELPPLARIVTLSVQDVSPREDESTFVIAKSHAGEGHSVLISPDTATCEDCLAEFNDPADRRHLYPFINCTNCGPRYTITRSIPYDRPVTSMACFPLCEACRAEYENPLDRRFHAQPNACPECGPRVWLTDAAGQGLAEGREAVAACARTLAEGGIAAMKGLGGFHLVVDARNERAVEELRTRKHRKDKPLAIMVPDLAQARAVAEIGPEEARLLTSAERPIVLCAKRPDASLAHGIAPDTDFVGLMLPYAPLQHALLHEYAALYSPPLALVMTSGNVSGDPIALGNREALARLSAIADVFLLHDRDILIRADDSVVRVDAQRHAPVFLRRARGYTPRPVFLSRHGPCVLGTGPELKNTLCLTKGDQAFVSQHIGDMENLQTFAFWQEIAAHLADILRVQPEFMVHDLHPDYLTTRHALEQAGYPGGLPVAPLQHHYAHAHAVLAENRFEGRAVVLALDGTGYGEDGTLWGGECLLVDTESLDHARLGCLTTLRLPGGEAAIREPWRVAQAALLELGERAPGARPWPWLQSFAAASNVVGQMLDKGLNSPATTSCGRLFDAAAGLLGLSMTIGYEAQAAIVLEQIQDPLEGSAYPCPLMEENDRLVLDARALLAALWADRAATPAQAARRFHLGLAAGLTEMAARAAEIAAVDTVGLSGGCLLNMTLAQKLVRSLSGRGLRVLCHTELPPGDACVSLGQAVWGRRRLEINSCANRSSQAGA, via the coding sequence ATGGAAAAAAGCAGAACGGCTCGTCAACGGCTCGTCGTCACCGGCCAGGTGCAGGGCGTCGGATTTCGTCCTTTCGTCTATCGCCTGGCCATGGAAGGCGGGCTCAGCGGAGAGGTGCGAAACGCCCCGGAGGGCGTGGTCATCGAAATCCAGGGCGACGAGCCCATGGTCGCGGCCTTTGCCGGACGGCTGCAAGCCGAACTGCCGCCGCTCGCGCGCATCGTCACCTTGTCCGTACAGGATGTTTCGCCCCGTGAGGACGAATCGACCTTCGTCATCGCCAAAAGCCATGCGGGCGAGGGGCACAGCGTGCTCATCTCGCCCGACACCGCGACCTGCGAAGACTGTCTGGCCGAGTTCAACGACCCCGCCGACCGCCGCCACCTCTACCCGTTCATCAACTGCACCAACTGCGGCCCACGCTACACCATCACCCGCTCCATCCCCTACGACCGCCCCGTGACCTCCATGGCCTGCTTCCCGCTCTGCGAGGCTTGTCGCGCGGAATACGAAAATCCGCTCGACCGCCGCTTCCACGCTCAGCCCAACGCCTGCCCCGAGTGCGGGCCGCGCGTGTGGCTCACGGACGCGGCAGGCCAGGGGTTGGCCGAGGGCCGCGAGGCCGTGGCGGCCTGCGCGAGAACCCTGGCCGAGGGCGGCATCGCGGCGATGAAGGGGCTTGGCGGCTTTCATCTGGTCGTGGACGCGCGAAACGAGCGCGCAGTGGAGGAATTGCGGACCCGCAAGCACCGCAAGGACAAGCCCCTGGCGATCATGGTTCCCGATCTGGCCCAGGCGCGAGCCGTGGCCGAGATCGGCCCGGAAGAGGCCCGGCTCCTCACCTCGGCCGAGCGCCCCATCGTGCTCTGCGCAAAACGCCCGGACGCGTCGCTCGCTCACGGTATCGCCCCGGACACGGACTTCGTGGGACTCATGCTGCCCTACGCGCCGCTACAGCATGCGCTGCTGCACGAGTATGCGGCGCTGTACAGCCCCCCCCTGGCCCTGGTCATGACATCGGGCAACGTCTCGGGCGATCCTATCGCGCTTGGCAACCGCGAAGCCTTGGCGCGACTCTCGGCCATCGCAGACGTCTTCTTGCTGCATGATCGCGACATCCTCATCCGGGCCGACGACAGCGTGGTGCGCGTGGACGCGCAACGCCACGCGCCCGTGTTCCTGCGCCGCGCGCGCGGCTACACCCCGCGTCCGGTGTTCCTCTCGCGCCACGGCCCCTGCGTGCTCGGCACGGGACCGGAGCTCAAGAACACCCTGTGCCTGACCAAGGGCGACCAGGCCTTCGTGAGCCAGCACATCGGCGACATGGAGAACTTGCAGACCTTCGCCTTCTGGCAGGAGATCGCGGCCCACCTCGCGGACATCCTGCGCGTGCAGCCCGAGTTCATGGTCCACGACCTGCACCCGGACTACCTGACCACGCGCCATGCCCTGGAACAGGCCGGATATCCCGGAGGGTTGCCCGTGGCCCCGCTGCAACACCACTATGCCCACGCCCACGCCGTGCTGGCTGAGAACCGCTTCGAGGGCCGGGCCGTGGTTCTGGCCCTGGACGGCACCGGCTACGGCGAGGACGGCACGCTGTGGGGCGGCGAATGCCTGCTCGTGGACACCGAATCGCTCGACCACGCCCGGCTCGGTTGCCTGACCACGCTTCGCCTGCCTGGCGGCGAGGCGGCCATCCGCGAACCCTGGCGCGTGGCCCAGGCCGCGCTCCTCGAGCTGGGCGAGCGCGCGCCGGGCGCGCGACCCTGGCCCTGGCTGCAAAGCTTTGCGGCCGCCTCGAACGTGGTCGGCCAGATGCTCGACAAGGGATTGAACAGTCCCGCGACCACGAGTTGTGGTCGGCTCTTCGACGCCGCGGCCGGACTGCTTGGCCTCTCCATGACCATCGGCTACGAGGCGCAGGCGGCCATCGTCCTCGAACAGATCCAGGACCCGCTCGAAGGAAGCGCCTACCCCTGCCCGCTCATGGAAGAGAACGACCGCCTCGTGCTCGATGCCAGGGCTCTTCTGGCCGCCCTTTGGGCCGACCGCGCGGCCACACCCGCGCAGGCCGCGCGTCGCTTCCACCTGGGACTGGCCGCCGGGCTGACCGAGATGGCCGCGCGCGCGGCCGAGATCGCCGCCGTGGACACGGTGGGACTTTCCGGGGGGTGCCTTTTGAACATGACCCTGGCCCAAAAACTGGTCCGCTCCCTTTCCGGGCGCGGCCTGCGCGTGCTGTGTCACACCGAGCTTCCGCCCGGAGACGCCTGCGTTTCGCTCGGTCAGGCCGTGTGGGGGCGGCGGCGGCTCGAAATCAACTCTTGCGCGAACCGGTCGTCCCAGGCCGGGGCATAG
- a CDS encoding BON domain-containing protein — protein MFRLFWIMVFAAFLAGCGSATPWGAVYGTVVDERSTAQIAQDRQIKTRIEAAYASDSEVSYFGITPYAFLNEAYIVGEYSSEMERDKALQIARTTEGVYRVHHYLLPKQDSECGFMDRQQMRAELNYELYGTSGVSATNIELSIVQCDVVLVGIVGSQAEIDKAISIVKAIEGVKNVKSFLRTMPRPGTTGSRKS, from the coding sequence ATGTTCAGACTGTTTTGGATCATGGTTTTCGCGGCCTTTTTGGCGGGATGCGGCAGCGCCACACCCTGGGGTGCCGTGTACGGCACGGTCGTGGATGAGCGCAGCACCGCCCAGATCGCCCAGGACAGGCAGATCAAAACCAGGATAGAGGCGGCCTACGCCTCGGACAGCGAAGTCAGCTACTTCGGCATCACGCCCTATGCGTTCCTGAACGAGGCATATATCGTGGGCGAGTATTCGAGTGAGATGGAGCGCGACAAGGCGCTGCAGATCGCGCGGACCACCGAGGGAGTCTACCGGGTCCACCATTATCTGCTGCCCAAGCAGGACTCGGAGTGCGGTTTCATGGACCGCCAACAGATGCGGGCCGAGCTGAACTACGAACTGTACGGGACTTCGGGCGTCTCGGCCACGAACATCGAGTTGTCCATCGTGCAGTGTGACGTGGTGCTGGTGGGTATAGTGGGCAGCCAGGCCGAGATAGACAAGGCCATCTCCATCGTCAAGGCCATCGAAGGCGTCAAGAACGTGAAGTCGTTCCTGCGGACTATGCCCCGGCCTGGGACGACCGGTTCGCGCAAGAGTTGA